Sequence from the Osmia bicornis bicornis chromosome 13, iOsmBic2.1, whole genome shotgun sequence genome:
GACTTCCGGGACCCATTCAAGGTGAGCACCGCTTTGAACGCGATGACGAAGCCTTTCGATTCCCAGGATTTTCTCATTCTAATGGGGGCACCTCTGATGAATCTTCGAACAACTTCTCCTCCTGTTCCTCTTCTCTTCTACGATCGACGATTGGTTTCTTCGATTTTATTAAGATCCTTGAAAAATCTAGATCGTCCGAAGCCGGACCGATCTCTAGATACTCTcgcatcgtcgtcgtcgtcgtcggtcGTCGCGGTTCCAACGTACGAGAATGTTCCTCGTTTTTCTTGCGTATATTGCCGATGATCGGTACCGGCTTTAATCGTGGCATCGTCACCACCAATGTACCGTTCGTCGTGTTTCTCTTGGCCGTGCTGTCGTCCACCGACACCTCGCAAGGGAGAGTCAGCTGCAGCACCTTTCCCTTGATCGTCACGCGCACGTAATCGGGTTGGACGTCCACGTCGAGGTGGCAAGTGTCCAAGTACCTGAAAGCATTCGTGATCGCTTTCGCTATTCGAAATTTCTGCATTTAATCGATTGCTCACTTGTACACGGCAACCTCCAGCACAACGCGATCCTCGTACTGTTCATCGTTCAGCTTGAACGACACTTTTGGCTGATTAGCATTGTACGGCTTGCCATCGGGACTGAATAACTTTGCCTCGTTACTAATCCGCGGCTCCTCTCGATTCCTTTCTCGATTTTTCAATTCCTCTTTCCTGGATAATCGTTCGGCGATTGCGACGCGTTCTTCCGGCGTGTGACGACTGGCTCGTTTCCAGAATCTTTCGTCgtcgtcttcttcttccttttcttttagtTCCTGCGAGAACCCGTAACTCGAGCAAACGTCGTAGAAACGCGAGATCTGTAAACTCTAAGAAAATTCGTATATTCAAACCGGCAGCGAAGCGATCCTCTCTTGATAACCGAGTATTTCCGCTCTCCTCGCTTTTTCGTATCTCGCGTAGCTCTCCGCGATCTCTCCTTCGAGACGAGCGTAAACTTGCAAAGCTTTGATGCGTTCGGACCGTTCGATGGGTACTCCGTCCAACTCCTTCAGCTGCGATAGCGCGGCGATTGCGTATTCTCTGTAACCATCGTAATCCGCGCACGGATTTCCCATCAGAAACAGCTGTTCCAATCGTTCGTTGCACCTGTTGGTGTAATCAATGAATTCTACTTGCGTATCTCTCTACTAATGCATCGTTTACCTTAATCTCTTGATCCCTCGTAGATCGCCGATGAAATTCACGGTCAAATCCAGCTTCTTCAGACTCTCCAAACCCTCCAAATTCTCGATCGCTTCTATATTATTCAACGCTAGATTCAGATACTCCAACTCCTTCAACCTGCTCAGATTCTCGATCCTCGACACGAGATTGTTCTGCAGCAGCAGGATCTTTAAATGTCTGCACGTTTTATCGATCAGTTCGATTTTCTCGATGTTCTCTTGATGCAAAGCtatctcctccaacgtggatATCTCTCCTTCGTTGTGCTCCGAGCGTTTTCGTATCAGCTCGAGCGTGATCCTCGTCATGTTGCCTTTTACCGTGACGTTTGCTGCCGCTAAATGGTCGCTTAGCAGCGCGTTATCGATGTAACCTTCCTTGTACGAAACGATAACTCGTCTTTCATTGCCGTTTCTTGTAGGACTTTATTCTCGAGCACTACAGCGAGGATGGAGGAAACTACGAAGAAGCTATCGCGGATCTCATGGAAACTCGACAGGTGAGAAAACGAGACGTTGTCTTGAAAACGAGTATACAAAGAAAGAGGAATATGTTTTCAGGCGACGAGAACACCGACCCGAGACGCGGCTGGCATCGCGTTGCTTCTCCGCTATTACAACCAGCTGTATTTCGTCGAACGGCGATTCTTTCCCCCGGATCGAAGTCTAGGCATCTACTTCGAATGGTTCGATTCGCTGACAGGAGTGCCGAGTTGCCAGCGGACGGTCGCCTTCGAGAAAGCCTCGATCCTCTTCAACGCGGCCGCTCTATATACTCAGCTGGCCGCTAAGCAGAATCGTCTGTCCGCGAGGGGCTTGGATCAGGCGATCGACGCGTTCCTCAGGGCAGCTGGTACCTTTCGTTACATACACGAAAACTTTACCAACGCACCGAGCATGGATCTTGGACCGGACATGCTCGAGATGCTGGTTCAATTGATGCTGGTACGCGTTCTTGATCCTTTCAGAATAATCTCGCTGCGTTCCTACAACTCTGACGAGCTGTTCTGTTTTTGTTTCAGGCGCAGGCAAGAGAATGCTTGTTCGAAAAGCTGGAACTTCAGTCGAGGGACGGAAGGAATATCGACGTGTCGTTGGACCTCGCGCAGGAAGCGGCACAGGTAGCTCTTCGTCGAATCTCGGATCGTTGTCAGTTTGATTTAATTGCAAACGATCGATCGCGTTTAGGTTGCAACGGTGTACAACGACGTCCATGGACTGATTTCGCGCGAACCCGTCCGAGACTACGTGCCCGAGACGTGGATTTCGTTGATATCGGTGAAGCGCGAGCACCACTTGGCTCTTGCTCACAAGCACCTCGCACTCGGACTGTTCGAACGTTCGATCGCCGAATGGCGCCCGGAGACGAGACTCGCTCTCGAACACGCGCAAAAGAGCGACGGGAAAACGCAGTTGGACGTGATCGTGCCGCGGGACGATAACGAGAGGCAACTGTTAGGTGCGTAGCCCACGAGAAGCAACTCGAGCATCGAGCTTGGACGATCGTTCGACGAC
This genomic interval carries:
- the LOC114873677 gene encoding LOW QUALITY PROTEIN: dynein axonemal assembly factor 11-like (The sequence of the model RefSeq protein was modified relative to this genomic sequence to represent the inferred CDS: substituted 2 bases at 2 genomic stop codons) — encoded protein: MTRITLELIRKRSEHNEGEISTLEEIALHQENIEKIELIDKTCRHLKILLLQNNLVSRIENLSRLKELEYLNLALNNIEAIENLEGLESLKKLDLTVNFIGDLRGIKRLRCNERLEQLFLMGNPCADYDGYREYAIAALSQLKELDGVPIERSERIKALQVYARLEGEIAESYARYEKARRAEILGYQERIASLPVXIYEFSXSLQISRFYDVCSSYGFSQELKEKEEEDDDERFWKRASRHTPEERVAIAERLSRKEELKNRERNREEPRISNEAKLFSPDGKPYNANQPKVSFKLNDEQYEDRVVLEVAVYKYLDTCHLDVDVQPDYVRVTIKGKVLQLTLPCEVSVDDSTAKRNTTNGTLVVTMPRLKPVPIIGNIRKKNEEHSRTLEPRRPTTTTTMREYLEIGPASDDLDFSRILIKSKKPIVDRRREEEQEEKLFEDSSEVPPLE